A window of Patescibacteria group bacterium contains these coding sequences:
- the cysS gene encoding cysteine--tRNA ligase, whose protein sequence is MFKLYNSLSRKKENFKPLKKKKVTMYSCGPTVYAKPHIGNLSAFLAADLLKRYLIYSGYQVNQAMNLTDVDDKTIKGSMQAGVNLETYTQPFIEAFFQDIKALNMQPADYYPKATEFIGSIVDMVKTLLDKNYAYQGDDGSIYYKVKKFKNYGQLVNLKKQKLKSGARVLHDNYDKKEVADFALWKAWSPQDGDVFWETELGKGRPGWHIECSAMSTSLLGPSIDLHTGAIDLKFPHHSNEIAQSEAATGKRFVKYWVHRSYLRMGQEKMSKSLGNVLNLEEIIKQGFSARDFRYLVLTNHYRTPLVFTKTAMKSAKNSLKKFDEFTERLNNLSAAKSDFDLRKYLDKIKEDFEKYMDDDLNTPRAMAVIFRFIKKINKEIDNKNISQNEGQRIIKFLKEIDQIWGFIFWGHDKKRKLSSEEKELLEKRDQARKKRNFEESDKIRDQLAEKGIEVRDTQEGEQVWQFRG, encoded by the coding sequence ATGTTTAAACTTTATAATTCATTATCCAGAAAAAAAGAAAACTTTAAACCCTTAAAAAAGAAAAAGGTGACTATGTACAGCTGCGGTCCGACGGTCTATGCTAAGCCCCATATTGGTAATTTGTCGGCTTTTTTAGCCGCTGATTTACTGAAAAGATATTTAATTTATTCTGGTTATCAGGTTAACCAGGCTATGAATTTGACCGATGTTGATGACAAAACCATTAAAGGCTCGATGCAAGCGGGGGTAAATTTAGAAACCTATACCCAACCCTTTATTGAAGCTTTTTTTCAGGATATTAAAGCTTTGAATATGCAGCCGGCTGACTATTACCCCAAAGCCACTGAATTTATCGGATCCATTGTGGATATGGTTAAAACTCTGCTGGATAAGAACTATGCTTATCAGGGCGATGACGGCTCGATCTATTATAAAGTCAAAAAATTTAAAAATTACGGCCAATTAGTAAATTTAAAAAAACAAAAGCTAAAAAGCGGGGCCCGGGTTTTGCATGATAATTATGATAAAAAAGAAGTGGCTGATTTTGCCTTATGGAAGGCTTGGTCACCCCAAGACGGCGATGTTTTCTGGGAAACCGAACTCGGGAAAGGCCGTCCGGGCTGGCATATTGAGTGCTCGGCTATGTCGACCTCGCTCCTGGGGCCTTCGATTGACCTTCACACCGGGGCTATTGACTTGAAATTTCCTCATCACTCTAATGAAATCGCCCAAAGCGAAGCGGCCACTGGTAAGAGGTTTGTTAAATACTGGGTGCACCGTTCTTATTTGCGGATGGGCCAAGAAAAAATGTCCAAAAGCCTGGGCAATGTTTTGAATTTAGAGGAAATCATAAAGCAGGGTTTTTCGGCTCGTGATTTCCGTTATTTAGTTTTAACTAACCACTACCGCACGCCCTTAGTTTTTACCAAAACAGCCATGAAATCAGCTAAAAATTCTTTGAAAAAATTTGATGAGTTCACCGAGCGTTTAAATAATTTATCGGCGGCAAAATCAGATTTTGATTTAAGAAAATATCTGGATAAAATAAAAGAAGATTTTGAAAAGTATATGGACGATGACTTGAACACGCCCAGAGCCATGGCAGTTATTTTCCGTTTTATAAAAAAAATAAATAAAGAAATTGATAATAAAAATATTTCCCAAAATGAGGGTCAGAGAATTATTAAATTTCTTAAAGAAATTGATCAGATCTGGGGCTTTATTTTTTGGGGGCATGACAAGAAAAGAAAATTATCAAGTGAAGAAAAAGAACTTTTAGAAAAAAGGGATCAGGCTAGGAAAAAGAGAAATTTTGAAGAATCTGATAAAATCAGAGATCAGTTGGCGGAAAAAGGTATTGAAGTGAGGGACACCCAGGAAGGGGAACAGGTGTGGCAGTTTAGGGGTTGA
- a CDS encoding response regulator, with product MKSKKILIIEDEAALLYALKARLTVDGYSITTVDSGEKALEALEKDEPDLIVLDIILPQMSGYDFLKEIKENDKYRDIPVVIMSNLSKKGDIEKGLKLGAKDYLIKTEFNLDDFINKIKKVIKNG from the coding sequence ATGAAATCAAAAAAAATATTAATAATCGAGGATGAAGCGGCTTTACTCTACGCTCTTAAGGCTCGTCTAACCGTTGATGGGTATTCAATTACCACAGTTGATTCCGGAGAAAAAGCTTTAGAGGCTCTGGAGAAAGATGAGCCTGATTTAATCGTCTTGGATATTATTCTTCCCCAAATGAGTGGTTATGATTTTTTAAAGGAAATTAAGGAAAATGATAAATATAGAGATATTCCGGTGGTGATTATGTCTAATTTAAGCAAAAAAGGTGATATTGAAAAAGGACTTAAGCTGGGGGCTAAAGATTATCTAATAAAGACTGAATTTAATTTGGATGATTTTATTAATAAAATAAAAAAGGTTATAAAAAATGGCTGA
- a CDS encoding DUF3800 domain-containing protein: MTRIFLDESGDLGFSKRSSDWFIITMVITNYHRSVEKCVKKVHRGLKKKYKRVGELHAYHSDSMTKKRVLRNLSEIYDLNVLSIILNKKKVHIDLQNQKNYLYNYTANILLDRLNKKKVLPENRQINIYIDQKETNKFLKKNFLDDLRKSLAKWENKQFDIKIKPSHTEKCLQAVDFISWAIFRKYESNDYEFYEIIKNKIIGENLLFP; this comes from the coding sequence ATGACCCGTATTTTTCTTGATGAAAGCGGTGATTTAGGATTTAGTAAACGGTCTAGTGACTGGTTTATAATAACTATGGTTATTACTAATTATCACCGGTCTGTTGAGAAATGCGTAAAAAAAGTTCACCGGGGCTTAAAAAAGAAATATAAGAGAGTGGGTGAATTACACGCCTATCATTCAGATTCAATGACCAAAAAGCGTGTTTTACGGAATTTATCTGAAATATATGATCTTAATGTTCTCTCTATTATATTAAATAAAAAGAAAGTTCATATTGATCTGCAAAATCAAAAAAATTACCTTTATAATTACACGGCTAATATTCTACTTGATCGGCTGAATAAGAAAAAAGTACTGCCGGAGAATCGCCAGATTAATATTTATATTGACCAGAAAGAAACCAATAAATTCTTAAAAAAGAATTTTCTTGATGATTTGCGTAAAAGTTTGGCCAAATGGGAAAATAAGCAATTTGATATTAAAATAAAACCCTCTCATACAGAAAAATGCCTTCAGGCGGTTGATTTTATCTCTTGGGCCATATTTCGAAAATATGAGAGCAATGATTATGAATTTTATGAGATAATTAAGAATAAAATTATTGGGGAGAATCTCTTGTTCCCATAA
- a CDS encoding response regulator produces the protein MADKKILIIEDEPTEVFALKKILQEANFKTSSASDGEEGLKKIKQNFPDLVLLDIRIPKINGFDFLQFVKKEDKTKNIPIIMLTNIEDKESIKRALALGASGYFVKAKTSPHELIGTIDKQINKKNETRE, from the coding sequence ATGGCTGATAAAAAAATATTAATTATTGAAGACGAACCCACCGAGGTCTTTGCTTTAAAAAAAATATTACAAGAAGCTAACTTCAAAACTAGCTCAGCTTCTGACGGCGAAGAGGGTTTAAAAAAAATTAAACAAAATTTTCCTGATTTAGTTTTGTTGGATATTCGAATTCCGAAAATTAACGGCTTTGATTTTTTGCAATTTGTCAAAAAAGAAGACAAAACCAAAAACATACCTATTATTATGCTGACTAATATTGAAGATAAAGAATCTATAAAAAGAGCCTTGGCTTTGGGGGCTTCCGGGTATTTTGTCAAAGCTAAAACCAGTCCTCATGAGCTGATTGGCACTATTGATAAACAAATAAATAAAAAAAATGAGACTAGAGAATAA